In Kwoniella bestiolae CBS 10118 chromosome 3, complete sequence, the genomic stretch GTAGCCGATATCGTCATTCACAtgccttctcctcctccccccgcTGACCATCTCCCTTCGATCGGTACCATCACTTTATCAGGCTTCCAAACTGACTACTCAAGGGTCATCGTCGGTGATGATCATCTCAGAAGAGCACCCAACTCCGAAGAGATCAGAGCTACCGTTCAAATGAGGGATAATGAGGAGAACAAGCCTGTTCCTGCCGAGGCGTATATCATCATGAGACCTCACAGAGAGCCTAACAGAGGTTGGAACGATGGTATTGCCGAGGAGATGAGACTGGCCGATGAGTGGTGAGTCTATCTTTTCCTCATGCAATGAACCCTTTTCAAGTATACTACTATGTTTCTTCATACCAATGTCATGACCGTGTGCTAATGTGTACCCGATCATCTAGGACTTATGAGCTTCAACTTATCCAACAACCTACTCGAGGTAAAGCTCTTGGTCTTGGACCACTTCCTAGAGTGAGTTAACTTGAGATCAATCCTGATACATCGATACAGCTGACATCTGTTCACGTGTAGGGCTGGCCTGCTCTCTCTGcccctctcatcgtccaactcaTCGTCAAAGACCAAAATGGTAGAGTCATCCCTGTCGAGTGAGTTcacttttcttctcttttaTTACAACATCATCTTTCTGCATCTCCAACGTACCTGCCTCCTTATTGCACATAAGCTAAGCAGCTATCTTCCCCCGTAGCCACCCCATCCTCAACCGAAAGCTCGTTCACACCAGCATGACCGTCGATCTCGTCTCTGAAGATGGTAAACAATCTCGATCCTTCATGCGAGTCAGACCTGCCGTCCATGATCCTTGTGAGTTTATCATTTACTTCGATCTAATGTCATACATACTGATACGTTTGACTTAACCTAGCCAAACCGCCCAGTCCTACCGCACACACCCCAATCGATCCAGAAGTTTTCAACCGAACTCAACGAAACCTCCTCGGCTCTCTTCATCGATCTGCCAGTACATACGTCCTCGATGGCAAGAAAGGGAtttacttcctcttcacagAGCTTGTAAGTTGACCATTGCATCCATAACGGAGCGAATAGCTTACTGACTATTATCGATATAGGTCGTCAGAAACGTTGGTAGATTCGCTTTGAGAGTTTCCTTACTCGATCTCGCTGGGTGAGTGCAGTTTCGTCCTCTCCACACCTCATAGACCATAATGCTGATCCTATAATGGCCCCTCAGCCCTACTCATATTGGTACTTCTATCGGTATCACCAAGACAATCAGCAGTGCTCTCACTCATCCTTTCACTGTTTAGTAAGTCGAAGCTTGCCCTGGGATAGAGGACCCTAACTGACTCTTCACTTTTCCACTCAGCCACGGTACCGAATTTCCCGGCGCTCTCCCCGTTACCGACCTGTCTATGAAATTCACCAGACAAGGCGAACGTAACTTGGGCGTGAGTCAACTTTGTCGCATACATACTCATTCCACACCTGTTGTGCTATCACACCTATGTCTAGTTGTGACTTGAGCTAATATACTTGGGATGGTAAAAGCGACGAATCCGATCCGATAATAATGGACTTTCCTCCGAAGACGACATGATGGTTCACGCAAGCCACTCACctgaagttgaagttgagcCCCGACCTCAATCCCAAGCTGGTacccaagctcaagctcaaggtCAAAGCAACTTCGCTGCTGGTCATGTTTCCAACCCAgtcgcttcttcctctccttctcaaggtcaaggtcgaGACTACCCCACCGCGGGATGGACCGAGCAAATCATCCGTGTCCTCCCTCAAGGATCTTATATCCGAAGAGTCCGACCCGACCCTTCTCGACCTCCCAgacaaggtgaagaaggggaagaaaggggaaACGAAGGTTTCGAGCGATCTCATCTTTAGAGATGATTTCAGCTCAACCTTTATACATTGTTATCAAGGTTCAGGTGTGGATCGGATCAGTTGAGTAAGATCGagtttggtttggtttggttcGGTTTAAACTGGTCGGGATTGTAAAGTGCCTTCTAGGTCTTTCATCTTGGGAGATTGAATAGGGATATATCATTGCTCTACGTAGCTGGGCTGGTTTGGAATTGGATCGAATGGTTTTACGAAAATGACTTAAGAAtggtggattggaaggaaTGGTTGGTGGAAAACTGAAAAAGGACGAAAAAAAGGATGAAAACTGACTTCTTGCTTGTaagaagggaaaagggaaaaaACACATAAATATCTTTGTATACGATTGAAAAATTATGCATTGTTTACGACTGGATAAACtgtttgatctgatcttgatgcAATTTGAATCTGTTCGTTCACTTACATATCATCCATTATTCATCCTAATGCGTTCAAGCCTACTTTGTACCTCGCATACAACAATCACTCCAAGAAGTCAGGCGAGTCAGTATAGTATATGCACGCATTGGATTCGCTCTCGCACATCGCCTTCACCGTTGACAAGTAGCAGTCGGTGGGCTATATAGATCAGGCTGTAAATCGAGATTTAGTTCAAGCCACATACCAAGAAGTCAGGACTGTCGTATCGTGTCAGTATGTCGCTCGATCAGAAAAGTGAAAGGGTATATCATAATGCATCGGTCATTCACTTCTTTACACAATCGCACGTCTATCAACAAcatcgccatcaccatcGTTATCGATTATACCACCCCTCTGCCCAACTCATAGTTCCGGTCCCCTCATATACCAACCAACCATCACCTGCAGCGCAAAGTAGAGGCAAAGACTTCTAAAACGTCTAGTAACCTACAAATACATCAACGTCAGTCTCAATCAGCCATCTGTTCACTAAAGGACAAAGACAAAGGCATCACTCACTTCTACCAAACATGGTCCAAGATTTGGCCTTCTCGCCACACTGGATACATTTCTGATTCTCCCCCTCTGGGAACTTCCCGAATCGATCTTGGTCGAATGGGATACAAAGGGATTTGGCACCTGCCGAGGGGGCTTTGTTGTCCTCTGCTTGACCTTTGGTGGCTCTGTGATGAGAATGGACATCGTCAGTATCACTCTGTCTCATCGCATGAAACAGACACGATATGGTATCAGGTAAAACAATCACACAATCGAATAGACAATTGATCGTCTTATCCAATCATGACCAACACATCACTCACTGGCTCTTACTTCTCTCcttgatatcatcctcacACTGACTACCTTCACACCAAGGCAACACCAAGATATTCTTAGCATCGAGCGTGGGGACCACATCGTCCCAGTTGGTGACCGGGATAAGACACGAATCGAACTTCTCCTGAGCCTTGTCCAACATGGATTTCTGGATTTCGTCGAGGTATGATCGAACGGTATTTCCGATATCGGACAGGGGCATGGGTGACTTGTGGTTGTCGTATCGTCGAACGGCGAGGGTGGTGTTGGCTGCAATATCTCGGGGACCGAGTTCGAGTCGGAGGGGCACTCCCTGTGGATAGTAGGATGGTTAGCTGGGGTATCGTGGATATGGAGAGTGTATGAGTGAagtgggatgaagaggcgaGAAAGGGTGGATGTAGgcggagatgaagatgtctTGCGAAAATGGGGAGAAGATGTGGAAACAAAAAGCAGCCTCAGAGCCAGGTCGGACCTCACTCACCCGCATCTCCCAGTCGTTAAACTTCCACCCAGGGGTATAACCCTCTCTCAGATCGGCCTTTGCCCTAATTCCAACCTTGAccaactccctctccaaaTTCAAACAAGCATCGTAGATACCCTGATTTTTGCCCTCTCCCTTGGACAATCCCACAGGAACCACGACAACCTGTTGTAATGCCACTCGAGGGGGGAGCACCAATccctgatcatctccatgaACCATGACCATCACACCCAATGATCGAGTAGACAATCCCCAAGAGTTCTGGTAAGCCAACAGTCTCCCTTCATCCTTGTTGGGAGATTCCACGGAGATATCAAACATCTTGGAGAAGTTTTGACCGAGGTGATGGGACGTGGCTCCCTGAATACCTCTTCCGGTAGTTGGGATGAATCCCTCGACAGTCGTGGTGTAGTCCCCTCCGGCGAATTTCTCGTTCTCGGATTTCTTACCTGGAATGACGGGGACGGCGAGCAGGTCGGTATATACCTTTCGGTAGAGGTCGAGAATGTCCATGACTTCTTTGGCGGCTTCGGCTTTGGTCAGGAATGCGGTGTGGCCTTCTTGCCATAAGAATTCTCGGGTTCGCAGGAATGGTTCTGCGGTGAAGGATTAGCggatgatagatgagagaTATTGGGATGCACCTACGAGGGTTCTTGAATTCCCATCGGACGACAGAGTTCCATTGGTTCAGTTTGAGAGGAAGGTCTCGGTG encodes the following:
- a CDS encoding proline-tRNA ligase, which encodes MSSPVTDSLILDRLKQLQITHPEIISHSPVKGSAEWSAELSTTAPNLSSVGLTKTLLFKPKTAKTATPTPVLVLAKESTETSSGAIGKLLELKELRLASEDLIKQVFPSAGSKDDVSALALPANPTIDENIHLILDQSLAQSQDQHALHLTASNTTILLKGQDIKSYFDSISKDNAVRLVDFAELKAATPAPSAPTAKPAAKAEVKPAAAQEDDEKYNMAIKYKKEEDFPGWYTDVLIKGQMLDYYDISGCYILRPWSYSIWQTIQTWFDDEIKKLGVQDCYFPMFVSNARLEKEKDHIEGFAPEVAWVTRAGKSELEEPIAIRPTSETVMYPYYAKWINSHRDLPLKLNQWNSVVRWEFKNPQPFLRTREFLWQEGHTAFLTKAEAAKEVMDILDLYRKVYTDLLAVPVIPGKKSENEKFAGGDYTTTVEGFIPTTGRGIQGATSHHLGQNFSKMFDISVESPNKDEGRLLAYQNSWGLSTRSLGVMVMVHGDDQGLVLPPRVALQQVVVVPVGLSKGEGKNQGIYDACLNLERELVKVGIRAKADLREGYTPGWKFNDWEMRGVPLRLELGPRDIAANTTLAVRRYDNHKSPMPLSDIGNTVRSYLDEIQKSMLDKAQEKFDSCLIPVTNWDDVVPTLDAKNILVLPWCEGSQCEDDIKERSKSQATKGQAEDNKAPSAGAKSLCIPFDQDRFGKFPEGENQKCIQCGEKAKSWTMFGRSDGWLVYEGTGTMSWAEGWYNR